From one Anoplolepis gracilipes chromosome 10, ASM4749672v1, whole genome shotgun sequence genomic stretch:
- the LOC140670240 gene encoding uncharacterized protein, whose product MDNRKEISNFKKSLYSVSASKSECNFVGKIELQRMLLSTTYGLNSSYTKKIHVGLMASDGQELDFLPIVKLSSHSAEGICFDMESWQKFQENMEQMSLYLNGDKIEQSTIIIDKIIINFTTAYGARAVLVAYRENVQEDLPSENIEDTNANGPTPKKRKTYSVAIIMQRATFLGLENIVGCVNARLNQLNLISNSVNECARYLMNEIEINLPINSNINSSIIKLLINSNSKKIERNVRIQLKDLSFLDIYFEITFLEIISLYLNQIVHMIVTKRKL is encoded by the coding sequence ATGGACAATCGTaaggaaatttcaaatttcaagaaatccTTGTATTCAGTCAGCGCTTCTAAGTCAGAATGCAATTTCGTGGGAAAAATCGAACTGCAACGTATGTTGTTATCTACAACATATGGCCTGAATTCATCCTATACGAAGAAAATTCATGTGGGCCTTATGGCGTCGGATGGACAGGAACTGGATTTTCTAccgattgttaaattatcatCTCATAGCGCTGAAGGAATTTGCTTCGATATGGAATCGTGGcagaaatttcaagaaaacatGGAACAGATGTCTTTGTACTTAAACGGTGATAAAATTGAACAAAGTACGATTATCatcgacaaaataattataaattttactaccgCATATGGTGCTAGAGCTGTGCTAGTAGCGTATCGCGAAAATGTGCAAGAAGATCTTCCTTCCGAAAACATCGAGGATACGAACGCAAACGGGCCTACACCGAAAAAACGGAAAACTTACAGCGTTGCGATAATAATGCAGAGAGCAACCTTTCTGGGACTGGAAAATATAGTTGGATGTGTAAACGCTCGTTTGAatcaactaaatttaatttccaacagTGTCAACGAATGTGCGCGATATCTAATGAACGAAATAGAGATAAATCTTCCTATCAATAGTAACATTAATAGCAGTATTATAAAACTTCTGATCAATAGTAATAGCAAGAAAATAGAACGTAACGTTCGCATTCAgctaaaagatttatcatttctcgatatatactttgaaataacatttttagaaataatctcGCTTTACCTCAATCAAATTGTACATATGATAGTAAcaaaacgaaaattataa